DNA sequence from the Glycine soja cultivar W05 chromosome 18, ASM419377v2, whole genome shotgun sequence genome:
TGCTTTCAACCAATACACAAAAAATTTCTAATCATGTACTAATGTTAGATTTTAGTGCCTGCTTCTTTTACCATTTGGGTAGGCCAACATATTGCAAAACAAGCAAAGCAAGTGCCTAGTACAAATGCTTTTTTAGCAGAAAGTCCACCTATCAAGGCACATGCCATCATTTCCTTGTCAATGAAAATGTGTCTCTGTGCCAGGCTGCCAGCACTAATCGTACATCTTCCACaaaggaaaagataaaaagCATAGGATGTTTGTTTTTATCCCCATACTGGATAACTAATACTCTTTCTCATAAATGGAACCTCTTCTTTGGGGGGATGAGAAGTTTTATGTTCTTTCAAGTTAGATTGGATACCTGTAAAATTATGAGTGTGGTCAAATTGAATCAAGAATTTAGAATTTCTTGCTATGATGCTTACTAAATGTTAACTGTTGGATTTTCATTGCAGGACCAAACATATAGAATTTCTTCAATGGATCTTATTCTGATGGTGGATTGTTGCACTTATTTGGCTAATTAGCTTGAAAACTTAGCACAGCTAAATCATGAAACAACACTTTGATCTTGAAGTGGTGGCCTCAGCAGAATATGAATCTGAAGTTAGCAGCAAGGTTGCTTCCAATATATCTATCCAAGAAACCTATGCAGGTCCTTGCAGTGACAACCTCACCAACTCTTCCAATGTGACAAATCCAATAGAGCTTCATCTCCATTCAGATGCTATCTCCCTTGACTTAACTCTCAAATTCAACAACAATGACTTCTCATTCTCAAGCACAAGTGAGAGCAGCAATGGTCCTCTCTCTCAAACTAATTTAGCAGCCAACCCGCGAGTCTTCTCTTGCAATTACTGCAAGCGCAAGTTTTTCAGCTCACAGGCTCTTGGCGGCCACCAAAATGCACACAAGAGAGAAAGAACAATAGCGAAGAGAGCTATGCGAATGGGGATATTCTCTGAGAGGTATGCAAGTCTAGCATCTCTCCCTTTTCATGGTTCTTTCAGGTCCTTAGGAATAAAGGCACACTCTTCACTGCACCACGGCTTTTCGCCAACAATGAGGCCTCCTGAGATGAAAAGCAGTGCAAGATTTGAGCAAGGATATGTTGGTCTTCCAATATTCTTGGAGGAGGATGAGGCAGAACTCTTGTGGCAAGGTAGCTACCATCAGGTTCCCTCTGAGGAAGGCCATACTCATCAGAATTTCACACTCAGTGGAAGTTCAAATTTGAGTTTTGTTGGTTCGAGTCTTCCACCAGTTGACTTAGAGAACTCAACACCTGAGTTGACATTGAAACTTTGAAGGGTTTATTTGACACTTATTCTGGCTTCTAGTTGTCTGTTTTATTTGTTACATTTTTGTACAGTAGGACATGCATGCAAGGCAATGGTGTCAGATTGGTCAATATTGTCATTAAACTGGCTGGATCTTATGTAATTTTCTTCTTAAGTTTTCTCTTACAAATCACTGTTTTGTTGTTTTGCTCTGTATGTgctgttattgtataattactCTGGGAGGACAAGTTTGGAGGTTCTGTGTTTAGTCATATAAATCAAGTTTTTGTCTACTTTAAATTACTGAGCTTCCACTGTGTTCTCTGTATCATTTGTTTCTACTATGGATTATGTTGAATAATGAACTGTTTAGCTCCTTTGAttataggaaaaagaaa
Encoded proteins:
- the LOC114397717 gene encoding zinc finger protein 4-like, which gives rise to MKQHFDLEVVASAEYESEVSSKVASNISIQETYAGPCSDNLTNSSNVTNPIELHLHSDAISLDLTLKFNNNDFSFSSTSESSNGPLSQTNLAANPRVFSCNYCKRKFFSSQALGGHQNAHKRERTIAKRAMRMGIFSERYASLASLPFHGSFRSLGIKAHSSLHHGFSPTMRPPEMKSSARFEQGYVGLPIFLEEDEAELLWQGSYHQVPSEEGHTHQNFTLSGSSNLSFVGSSLPPVDLENSTPELTLKL